The genomic interval ATGCCGAGTCCGGCCGCGTGACGCTGCGCGCCGGCACGCGCCTGCACCAGCTGCCCGCATTGCTCGCCCCGTACGGCCTCGCCCTGCAGAACATGGGCGACATCGACCGCCAGTCGATCGCGGGCGCGACCTCCACGGGCACGCACGGCACAGGCCTCGCCTTCGGTGGGCTCGCGACCACGATCGCGGCGGCGACGCTCGTCGTGGGCGACGGATCCGTGCTGCGTGTCTCCGAGACGGAGAACGCCGAGCTGCTGCCCGCTGTGCGTCTCGGCATCGGCGCCCTCGGCACCCTCGTCGAGCTGACGATCCAGTGCGTGCCGGCGTACCTGCTGCACGCTGTCGAGCATCCGGAGCCGTTCGAGGTCATCGACGAGTTCCGCGCCCGATCAGAGGCAGCCGACCACTTCGAGCTGTACTGGTGGCCGCACACCGACCGGGTGATGACGAAGACCAACACGCGCCTGCCGCTCGAGGCGGGGCGCAAGCCCGTGGGCGTGGTGTCGAACTGGGTCGAGGAGGAGCTGCTCGGCAACGCCGCGCTCGCCGCGATCTGCAACGTCGGCACGGCGCTGCCGAAGGCGATCCCCGGTATCAACCGCTTCGCGACGAGCGTCTACGGCGACCGCGAGTACACGGACCTCTCGTACGAGGTGTTCACGGCTCCGCGCCGGGTGCGCTTCCGCGAGATGGAGTACGCGATGCCGCTCGATGAGATCCCTGCTGCACTTCACGAGCTGCGCGCCATGATCGACGCCTCCGGATGGTCGATCGGCTTCCCCGTCGAGGTGCGTGCCGCCGCGGCCGATGAGAACTGGCTCTCGACCGCGCACGGACGCGAATCCGGATACATCGCCGTGCACCGCTTCGTGAAGGACGATCCCGGCGCCTATTTCCGCGCGGCGGAGGAGATCTTCCTCGCGCACGGCGGGCGCCCGCACTGGGGCAAGATGCATCACCTCGCCGCCGCCGAGTTCGCCGAGCGCTACCCGCGCTTCGGCGACTTCCTGGGCGTGCGCGATCGGCTCGACCCTGACCGGGTCTTCCAGAACCCGTACCTCGAGCGCGTCCTCGGACGCTAGCGGAGCAGGTGCGGCAGCGGGCCGCGCAGTCGGGGGGCTGTGCGGCCCGCGTCTTCCTCGGGTGCGGGAGGCGGGTGCGCGCTCGGATGCGGCGCGATGCTGGGTGCAGGATGACACCTCGTTGCGAGGTCGCCGGGCATCCGCCCGCGCATGACTCCTGAAGAACATTCAGGCTCTACAGTGGTCGGTATGGAACCCCTCATCATCATCGGCATCGTCGTTC from Salinibacterium sp. ZJ70 carries:
- a CDS encoding D-arabinono-1,4-lactone oxidase; the encoded protein is MTATKPEQSTDVRLRTSRLWRNWGRSETARPAFRASPASIAEVQAVVRAARERGLPVKTVGAGHSFTAIAATDGILVDLDGLQGIVSADAESGRVTLRAGTRLHQLPALLAPYGLALQNMGDIDRQSIAGATSTGTHGTGLAFGGLATTIAAATLVVGDGSVLRVSETENAELLPAVRLGIGALGTLVELTIQCVPAYLLHAVEHPEPFEVIDEFRARSEAADHFELYWWPHTDRVMTKTNTRLPLEAGRKPVGVVSNWVEEELLGNAALAAICNVGTALPKAIPGINRFATSVYGDREYTDLSYEVFTAPRRVRFREMEYAMPLDEIPAALHELRAMIDASGWSIGFPVEVRAAAADENWLSTAHGRESGYIAVHRFVKDDPGAYFRAAEEIFLAHGGRPHWGKMHHLAAAEFAERYPRFGDFLGVRDRLDPDRVFQNPYLERVLGR